In Stigmatopora nigra isolate UIUO_SnigA chromosome 11, RoL_Snig_1.1, whole genome shotgun sequence, the following proteins share a genomic window:
- the LOC144204179 gene encoding trace amine-associated receptor 13c-like, which yields MFAEGQLDLCFPQQGNISCRKPLTDDRLYFVVFSLTSVVTVLLNLLVIVSLLHFRQLHTPTNYLLLSLAVSDYLVGLEIIPVEMYKLTFCWYLGDHLCSLYNYTVLIITSASIGNMLLISIDRYMAICDPLHYNTKVTVKRIHCCVSLCWILSIAYCGFIFSSELSYPEKSKSCNGECVIFLDHQKGVLDMIVTFILPLSIIITLYTRVFVVAVSQARAMRTHVMHGKQQRAKRSELKAARMLGFLVLIFMFCFCPYFVVSLTSNDPNDIANITTIYLYLVNSLLNPLIYAFFYPCFRNAFKHIVTLRILQPGSCDFNTL from the exons ATGTTCGCCGAGGGTCAATTAGATCTATGCTTCCCACAGCAAGGCAACATTTCCTGCAGAAAGCCCTTAACTGATGATCGACTCTACTTTGTGGTATTTTCTCTCACCTCTGTTGTTACAGTGCTGCTCAATCTTTTGGTCATTGTCTCCTTGTTGCACTTCAG GCAGCTGCACACTCCCACCAATTACCTCCTCCTCTCTTTGGCGGTCAGCGACTACCTGGTTGGCTTGGAGATAATACCAGTAGAAATGTACAAGCTGACTTTTTGCTGGTATCTTGGTGATCATTTGTGTTCTCTGTATAACTATACAGTTCTTATTATAACATCCGCATCAATTGGAAACATGTTGCTGATATCGATTGACCGTTATATGGCGATTTGTGATCCTCTGCACTATAACACCAAAGTGACTGTGAAAAGAATTCATTGTTGTGTTTCTCTGTGTTGGATCTTATCTATTGCTTACTGTGGATTTATATTTTCTAGTGAGCTGAGCTACCCTGAAAAGTCAAAATCCTGTAATGGAgagtgtgtcatttttttagatcacCAGAAAGGAGTGTTGGATATGATCGTGACTTTCATCCTTCCACTGAGCATAATTATCACGCTGTATACCAGAGTGTTTGTCGTTGCCGTGTCTCAGGCACGGGCCATGCGTACTCATGTTATGCATGGCAAACAGCAAAGAGCAAAGAGATCTGAATTGAAGGCTGCCAGAATGCTTGGCTTTCTTGTTCTCATATTCATGTTTTGCTTCTGTCCATATTTTGTTGTAAGTTTAACTTCTAATGATCCAAATGATATCGCAAATATTACCACCATATATTTGTACCTTGTAAATTCTTTGTTGAACCCATTGATATATGCCTTCTTTTACCCTTGTTTTAGAAATGCTTTTAAGCACATTGTCACTCTTCGAATACTGCAGCCTGGATCCTGTGATTTCAACACACTGTAA